The DNA sequence TCTTTTTTCGTCCGTCTCTGACCAGATAACTTCCTATTGCAATGCATTGGAAACGTATGGTGGACAAATGATTGCGGACCGGCCCGGCCATCACTTTCTGCTTGAACAGCGCCATGAGGTTGTAGGCCAGCATCACAAACCGGAAGGCAGCTTCCATTCCCGCAAAGGATTGCATGGCGAAACCATCCATGCCGAAGTCATACTTGAGTTCCTTGATCCGGTTCTCACAATCGGCCCTTTGATTGTATGTACTGTGAACCAGACTGGCTGATAGGTCCGTGGAGGTGACATAAGCGACAAATTCATAACGGTCTGTGTCCACCGTGTTAGCAAAGAGTACTTCCTGTTTGTTTT is a window from the Flavobacteriales bacterium genome containing:
- a CDS encoding transposase; the protein is NKQEVLFANTVDTDRYEFVAYVTSTDLSASLVHSTYNQRADCENRIKELKYDFGMDGFAMQSFAGMEAAFRFVMLAYNLMALFKQKVMAGPVRNHLSTIRFQCIAIGSYLVRDGRKKKMKLSAEGKRRHFLEHIFEKTERLEPPFQFSTA